A single window of Camelus ferus isolate YT-003-E chromosome 7, BCGSAC_Cfer_1.0, whole genome shotgun sequence DNA harbors:
- the FGL2 gene encoding fibroleukin, whose product MKLANWCWLSSAVLAAYGFLVVANNETEEIKDEAARDACPVRLESRGKCEEGGECPYQVNLPPLTIQLPKQFSRIEEVFKDVQNLKEIVNSLKKTCQDCKLQADDNRDPGRNGLLFPGTGALGEAEDNRVRELESEVNKLSSDLKNAKEEIDVLQGHLEKLNLVNMNNIENYVDSKVANLTFVVNSLDGRCSKCPSQEQIQSRPVQHLIYKDCSEYYTIGKRSSEIYRVTPDPKNSSFEVYCDMETMGGGWTVLQARLDGSTNFTRTWKDYKVGFGNLRREFWLGNDKIHLLTKSRDMILRIDLEDFNSVKLYALYDHFYVANEFLKYRLHIGNYNGTAGDALRFSKHYNHDLKFFTTPDKDNDRYPSGNCGRYYSSGWWFDACLSANLNGKYYHQKYRGVRNGIFWGTWPGISEAQPGGYKSSFKEAKMMIRPKHFKT is encoded by the exons ATGAAGCTGGCGAACTGGTGCTGGCTGAGCTCAGCTGTCCTTGCTGCTTATGGGTTTCTGGTTGTGGCAAACAATGAAacagaggaaattaaagatgaagcAGCCAGGGACGCCTGCCCGGTGAGACTAGAAAGCAGAGGGAAATGCGAGGAGGGAGGCGAATGCCCCTACCAGGTGAACCTGCCCCCGCTGACTATTCAGCTCCCGAAGCAGTTCAGCAGGATCGAGGAGGTGTTCAAAGACGTCCAGAATCTCAAGGAAATTGTAAATAGCCTGAAGAAGACCTGCCAGGACTGCAAACTGCAGGCTGATGACAACCGAGACCCGGGCAGGAATGGACTGCTGTTTCCGGGCACAGGAGCCCTGGGAGAAGCTGAGGACAACAGAGTTAGGGAACTAGAGAGCGAGGTTAACAAGCTGTCCTCTGACCTAAAGAATGCCAAGGAGGAGATTGACGTGCTTCAGGGTCACCTGGAGAAGCTGAATCTTGTAAACATGAACAACATAGAAAATTATGTTGATAGCAAAGTGGCAAACCTAACATTCGTTGTCAACAGTTTGGATGGCAGATGTTCTAAGTGTCCCAGTCAAGAACAAATACAATCACGTCCAG TTCAACATCTTATCTATAAAGATTGCTCTGAATACTACACAATAGGCAAAAGAAGCAGTGAGATCTACAGAGTTACACCGGATCCCAAAAACAGTAGTTTCGAAGTTTACTGCGACATGGAGACTATGGGGGGAGGCTGGACAGTGCTGCAGGCGCGTCTCGATGGGAGCACCAACTTCACTAGAACATGGAAAGACTACAAAGTAGGCTTTGGAAACCTCAGAAGAGAATTTTGGCTGGGGAATGATAAAATTCACCTTCTGACCAAGAGCAGGGACATGATTCTAAGAATAGATCTTGAAGATTTTAACAGCGTCAAACTCTATGCCTTGTACGATCACTTCTATGTGGCCAACGAGTTTCTCAAATACCGTCTACACATTGGTAACTATAACGGCACAGCTGGAGACGCCTTACGTTTCAGTAAACATTACAACCATGATCTGAAGTTTTTCACCACCCCAGATAAAGACAATGATCGATATCCCTCTGGAAACTGTGGGCGCTACTACAGTTCAGGCTGGTGGTTTGATGCATGTCTTTCTGCAAACTTAAATGGCAAATATTATCACCAAAAATACAGAGGTGTCCGTAACGGGATTTTCTGGGGCACCTGGCCTGGTATTAGTGAGGCACAACCTGGTGGCTACAAGTCCTCCTTCAAAGAGGCCAAAATGATGATCAGACCCAAGCATTTTAAGACATAA